A single Staphylococcus muscae DNA region contains:
- the cspA gene encoding cold shock protein CspA has translation MKQGTVKWFNAEKGFGFIEVEGENDVFVHFSAINQEGYKSLEEGQAVEFEVVEGDRGPQAANVVKL, from the coding sequence ATGAAACAAGGTACAGTTAAATGGTTTAACGCTGAAAAAGGTTTTGGTTTTATCGAAGTTGAAGGAGAAAACGACGTATTCGTACACTTCTCAGCTATTAACCAAGAAGGTTACAAATCATTAGAAGAAGGTCAAGCAGTTGAATTTGAAGTAGTTGAAGGCGACCGCGGCCCACAAGCTGCAAACGTTGTTAAACTATAA
- a CDS encoding 5-bromo-4-chloroindolyl phosphate hydrolysis family protein — MRYNLSRILGVVVGIPVATVSFIASTIGLDIQWIFDLLIGGAGFVLGYVPTQRLSSKNYLNELGLSRKDYRYIHHQMNVAQGKVKRIFKSFINVRSIQDFKLVNDIYRLARTINQIVRQKPNQFYQIESFYYSHIDHALNLIENYTHLSKMPMKSAADQQALYQTRITLEEIKRTLIADLKRVNEPRYNQLDTEMRLSKLYLNEKNKEHANDTKQ; from the coding sequence ATGAGATATAATTTATCGCGTATATTAGGTGTTGTTGTAGGCATTCCAGTTGCAACAGTATCATTCATTGCGAGTACGATTGGATTAGATATTCAATGGATTTTTGATCTGTTGATTGGTGGCGCTGGATTTGTGCTAGGTTATGTCCCTACACAGCGATTGTCATCTAAAAATTATTTAAATGAGCTTGGGTTGTCACGAAAAGATTATCGGTATATTCATCACCAAATGAATGTTGCACAAGGTAAAGTGAAACGCATCTTCAAGTCATTTATCAACGTGCGATCTATTCAAGATTTTAAATTAGTAAACGATATATATCGTTTGGCAAGAACAATTAATCAAATTGTACGTCAAAAACCAAATCAATTTTATCAAATTGAAAGTTTTTATTATTCGCATATCGATCATGCACTTAATTTAATAGAAAATTACACGCACTTATCTAAAATGCCGATGAAATCTGCAGCAGATCAACAGGCATTGTATCAAACACGCATTACATTAGAAGAGATTAAACGTACATTAATTGCTGATCTCAAACGTGTCAATGAACCACGTTACAATCAATTAGATACTGAAATGAGATTATCTAAATTATACTTAAATGAAAAAAACAAGGAGCATGCTAATGACACAAAACAATAA
- a CDS encoding toxic anion resistance protein, producing the protein MTQNNKTQTTTSHPLDQYFNSFEQDTHAQEVTLATEGQNEATVSQFSEQDQQKINQLVKEIEPLNNDSLMKFGSNAQSHLSSFSHQMLDNIQSKDIGPIGDTLESLMKKLREIDPEDLSQKEEGFLKKVFKRSKASMQQVFSRMQSVSAQVDRISVELDKNKSELVKDVRLLDGLYQQNKDYYDVLNLYIAAAERKREDLTQNVLPQLREKARTSDNQMAVQEVADMEQFIDRLEKRIYDLQLSRQITLQSAPQIRMIQNINQALAEKIQSSILTSIPLWKNQMAIALTLNRQNKAVTAQKQVTDTTNEMLIRNSEMLRQNARVTAEENERGIVDIDTLKTTQDNIIQTIEETLQIQADGRQKRQQAEQDLKQLEQDLRSRLLTAKDQRNDFQ; encoded by the coding sequence ATGACACAAAACAATAAAACACAAACAACAACGAGTCATCCGTTAGATCAATATTTCAACTCGTTTGAACAAGATACCCATGCACAGGAAGTGACACTTGCCACAGAAGGACAAAATGAAGCAACAGTGTCTCAATTTTCAGAACAAGATCAACAGAAGATTAACCAGTTGGTAAAAGAAATTGAACCGTTGAATAATGATAGTTTAATGAAGTTTGGCTCGAATGCACAGTCGCATTTATCAAGTTTTTCGCACCAGATGTTAGATAATATTCAATCAAAAGATATTGGGCCGATTGGTGATACACTTGAAAGCTTGATGAAAAAGTTGAGAGAGATTGATCCTGAAGATTTATCACAAAAAGAAGAGGGTTTTTTGAAGAAAGTTTTCAAAAGATCTAAAGCATCAATGCAACAAGTGTTCTCACGTATGCAGTCAGTGAGTGCACAAGTGGATCGAATCTCTGTTGAATTAGACAAGAATAAGTCAGAATTAGTAAAAGATGTTCGCTTACTAGATGGCTTATATCAACAAAATAAAGATTATTATGATGTATTGAACTTATATATTGCAGCAGCTGAGCGTAAAAGAGAAGATCTGACACAAAATGTATTGCCACAATTGCGTGAGAAAGCAAGAACTTCTGACAATCAGATGGCCGTACAAGAAGTTGCAGACATGGAACAGTTCATTGATCGGTTAGAGAAGCGTATTTATGACCTTCAGTTATCACGTCAAATTACATTACAATCTGCTCCACAGATTCGTATGATTCAAAATATTAACCAAGCACTTGCAGAAAAGATTCAAAGTTCAATTTTAACGAGTATTCCATTATGGAAAAATCAAATGGCGATTGCACTTACTTTAAATCGTCAAAATAAAGCTGTAACAGCGCAAAAACAAGTGACTGATACAACAAATGAAATGTTAATTCGTAACTCTGAAATGTTACGTCAAAATGCACGTGTCACTGCGGAAGAGAACGAACGTGGTATTGTAGATATCGATACGTTGAAAACGACTCAAGATAATATTATTCAAACGATTGAAGAAACATTACAGATTCAAGCAGATGGCCGTCAGAAACGCCAACAAGCTGAGCAAGATTTAAAACAACTAGAACAAGATTTACGATCACGTTTATTGACAGCAAAAGATCAAAGAAATGACTTTCAATAA
- a CDS encoding acylphosphatase → MKRYLISVHGRVQGVGFRYFTERLALKYHVTGTVQNVNDYVEVIAQGESENLKAFVQAVVNGASPASSVTHHHIEAMNIVPHEEKFKVLG, encoded by the coding sequence ATGAAACGTTATTTAATCAGTGTTCATGGCCGTGTACAAGGTGTTGGATTTCGTTATTTTACAGAACGCCTTGCATTAAAATATCATGTGACAGGAACTGTACAAAATGTAAATGATTACGTTGAAGTTATTGCACAGGGTGAAAGTGAAAATCTCAAAGCTTTTGTACAGGCAGTGGTTAATGGCGCGTCCCCTGCTTCATCGGTGACACATCATCATATTGAAGCAATGAATATTGTACCACATGAAGAGAAATTTAAAGTATTGGGATAA
- the msaA gene encoding regulatory protein MsaA codes for MWELTKIRADYEGWWLFDDWPEHIIERQCFYTYEAFLEAYTSTIKQAKQNYCNHIVGKHNIYAFYNNCDMNYCEDCGEDLQIFYSFIVLKDKEIYLNLPLIN; via the coding sequence ATGTGGGAACTCACAAAAATACGTGCAGACTATGAAGGCTGGTGGCTTTTTGATGACTGGCCAGAACATATTATTGAACGACAATGTTTTTATACGTACGAAGCTTTTTTAGAAGCATACACATCAACAATTAAACAAGCAAAACAAAATTATTGTAATCATATTGTTGGCAAACATAATATATATGCATTCTACAATAATTGTGATATGAACTATTGTGAAGATTGTGGAGAAGATCTCCAAATATTTTATAGTTTTATTGTATTAAAAGATAAAGAAATTTATTTAAATCTTCCATTAATAAACTGA